From Thermomicrobiales bacterium:
GGAAACCGCCGCGATTCCGGTCAGGGCGGCTACCAGCGCAACAGCGGCGGTCAGCGCCGCGGCGATGGCAACACCTGGGACTACCGAGGCGGGAACACCAGTTATGGAAATCGACGAGACAGTGACATGGTCGATCGCACCCCGCGAAGCGACCGATTCGACCGCAACCTGGGTCGTGACCTCGACTAGCCGCGCATGTCGCTGACCCTTGCCAGCGCCGACTTCGACCCCCGCTCCATTTTCGGAGCGGGGGTTGTTTCACTCGACTCCTCGCGACTTGCGACAGATCTTCAGCGAGCACGTGACGTTCGGCCATGAAACGTGCCACACACATCTCGACAGGAGCGGCAATTGCGCTGCCGATGGCGGTGGGCCTATCGCCCGCAGCAGCAGCTGGAGCGGTTTTTCTGGGCATGGCCGGTGCGGTTGTCCCCGACTATGCCGATCTCCATTCCGATCTCCGCCGGGTGCTGCGCCATCGCGGCGTCTCGCATAGTCTCCTCTTTGCCGGAGTGGCGACCGCGCTCGTCTATCTTCTCCTGACCGCGCTGAATCAGGTCACCGACGAACGCTTCCAGCTGCATTCCGAACTGGTCATCCCGCTCCTGCTCGCCTTCGGACTTGGGATTGCCTCTCACCTCGTGCTCGACGCCGCGACTCCCACCGGCATTCGACCGTTTCTGCCCTTCTGGGGAGTTCGGGTGCACATCCTCCCTCCCGGGTTGCGCATTGCCACCGGCGGACATGTGGACGGGCTGGTCCACACCATGACCTCGCTCATCGTGATGCTTGGCCTCATCTATCTCGTCGTCGAGCGCGTCCGATGACCACCGATTCGACCATCCTCCGCCGCTATCGCTCTGTAGTGGCGCGCAGTGACGCGCTCGGCATGGGAGCCGCGCTCGATCCTCGCCTGACCAGCTATCGGCAGCGCGCCGAGCATCGGCTCGACGGGCTGCGCTCGATGCTCGAGGTGTTTGGCGATCCGCTCTCGGCCACACCGATCGTGCATGTCGCCGGCACCTCGGGCAAAGGGTCGACCGCAACTGCCATCGCGTCGATCCTGACCTCCGCCGGATACAAGACCGGGCTCCACACGTCGCCCTACCTGCAAGTCGCCACTGAAAAACTCCAGATCGACCGCGAGTTGATCCACGGCAACGCATTCGCAGGACTGGTCGAGAGCACGCTCGATCGGTTGGAAGACGCCGGCTTCCGGCCGAGCTACGGTCAGCTCTGGATGGCCATGGTGCTTCGCTGGTTCGAACAGGAAGCAGTCGATGTTGCAGTCATCGAAGTCGGTGCCGGCGGGCGTTTCGACTTGAGCAATGTGG
This genomic window contains:
- a CDS encoding metal-dependent hydrolase, translating into MKRATHISTGAAIALPMAVGLSPAAAAGAVFLGMAGAVVPDYADLHSDLRRVLRHRGVSHSLLFAGVATALVYLLLTALNQVTDERFQLHSELVIPLLLAFGLGIASHLVLDAATPTGIRPFLPFWGVRVHILPPGLRIATGGHVDGLVHTMTSLIVMLGLIYLVVERVR